A window from Temnothorax longispinosus isolate EJ_2023e chromosome 1, Tlon_JGU_v1, whole genome shotgun sequence encodes these proteins:
- the Alk gene encoding ALK tyrosine kinase receptor → MEDDHSSNGSNGGSLLRIVVICCCISVTSCSMWHGKSFKEKLLELRNSPPPQMGYCDLDTECDWDWSETQGFKKVKARSDVPKPFPRTDADNSTIGNFLWFSGKGDAQIWSKSIGRTGPRCRIEFWLYMVEMEYGFINLVIQTNSNNMSSIAVTKSGNNTATWKKISFSLRAIDQSYKLVLEVYLPYPNSSIGVDNLRLVNCFPESIEDCTKTMFRCNSGPCLNRTRVCDFTKDCVDGEDEALECDKIPANAKCNFEDGWCGWTNVPGRPLNWTRHSGPTPTERTGPNYDHTYRNATGMYAFVNMGFKHAAVKYGSRATMTSPLYNPTPPYSRDPNSPYYRSCQVRFFYHKHGAHSASLGLFLVQVKPYGNHTENLWWSYGPDNDAWHNEAIALDVKYRYHLQFEASRGYSSKGDIAVDDISLSPECFGIGVPREIVGDFDYYRPVIESEKVPMQHPDFVNETVIRITTCGATGRNGPTYEKCNNTDVEFLSPSQNEEDKMPFPLIPLNGIQRWTAPRGEYYTLIAVGARGGQGSSNIGITLGAFVRGVIELQKGDQLYFMMGQEGTNACAKNLGLKTTTCQSSDQIDLSPQQTSSKVREVKKIEFKNPGGGGGGATAIFTFKANGELEPILIAGGGGGLGLNPSMDDGLQHGRGSFPAGRLSSSPSNVSERMGGPGANWNGTKPNFQQKTWGSPLIYGGIGGLGCESGNEGHGNGGFGGGGGGCQSGGGGGGYVGGNAGHNNGNGEGGYSYASQKLTDVYFKSGVHSGPGEVFIIPAISGCGCDYRCVALDRYLSETKCLCPQGWLLSNDSKSCIMTDDSKGGHQTHLIQLLGVVIGLFTIIGICLVSYKRYQKQKALSHRRQVMFGNGTELAALRPGNVSDTMMTEFNPNYEFAGNLYSFKDLPQIPRDCITLVKPLGQGAFGEVFQGVYKYRRGEEHPVAVKTLPSLSTTQAEADFMMEALIMSKFNHPNIVHFIGVSFDKHPRYIVLELLAGGDLKNFLREERPRSDRPTSLTMLDLIVCGYDVANGCKYMEEARFIHRDIAARNCLLTTKAPGRTVKIADFGMARDIYRSDYYRKGGKAMLPIKWMPPESFLDGIFTTKTDVWAFGVLLWEIMSFGYMPYTGCANREVMSMVTSGGRLEKPAGCPDPIYGIMTRCWHPRPDDRPSFATIAERIGYCLQDPDVINQPTPNFDILPICDREITIMRPDPEAECINVQSDLDGYMQPRIVDPRSVARRVDQAMGGTVYDPENEKSIEDCKLYGGNYAKSTGCRKGKFNCNTYDSGTDALEQTYSDNDHDEDRDDEDKRRIDRSDRQDSRAIHRTNNIEDCDNVDNGNNRPEDECHMTANIDNAITDRKNGNESTTTTDTNSDSLIAQSSDTPPDTTTNSSPNTRTCSPSRTIGLNANVSNVNGMVKKNTLKATLSLDPSALCRGTIPYEKITTQTQRSSTPGNLELRKDSLGHELPREEECSC, encoded by the exons ATGGAAGACGATCATAGCAGCAACGGCAGCAACGGCGGTTCGCTGCTTCGGATCGTCGTGATTTGTTGTTGTATCTCGGTGACTTCCTGCTCTATGTGGCATGGTAAAAGttttaaggaaaaattatTGGAACTTCGAAACAGCCCTCCGCCACAAATGGGTTACTGTGATTTGGACACCGAATGCGACTGGGATTGGAGCGAGACCCAGGGTTTTAAGAAAGTCAAGGCGCGCAGCGATGTGCCAAAACCCTTTCCGAGAACGGACGCCGACAATTCCACAATCG GTAATTTCCTGTGGTTCAGCGGCAAAGGGGACGCCCAAATATGGTCCAAATCGATTGGTCGCACGGGCCCGCGTTGCCGTATCGAATTCTGGCTTTATATGGTGGAAATGGAGTACGGATTCATAAATCTTGTCATACAAACGAACAGCAACAACATGAGTTCCATCGCGGTGACGAAAAGCGGAAATAACACCGCCAc ATGGAAAAAGATAAGCTTCTCATTACGCGCGATCGATCAGTCCTATAAATTAGTTTTAGAGGTCTATCTGCCCTATCCTAATTCGAGCATCGGCGTCGACAACCTTCGCCTAGTTAATTGCTTTCCag AATCCATCGAGGATTGTACCAAGACCATGTTTCGGTGTAACAGCGGCCCCTGCTTAAACAGGACCCGTGTCTGCGATTTCACGAAGGATTGCGTCGACGGCGAAGACGAAGCGCTCGAGTGCG aCAAGATACCGGCGAACGCGAAGTGCAACTTCGAGGACGGTTGGTGCGGATGGACAAATGTCCCTGGGAGACCTCTAAATTGGACCCGTCATAGTGGCCCTACGCCAACCGAAAGGACCGGACCCAATTACGATCATACTTACCGCAATGCAACTG GAATGTACGCGTTCGTGAACATGGGTTTTAAACATGCGGCTGTCAAGTACGGCAGTCGAGCCACGATGACAAGTCCTTTGTATAATCCGACACCACCTTACAGCAGGGACCCTAACAGCCCTTATTATCGGTCGTGTCAA GTACGCTTTTTCTATCACAAACACGGTGCGCATAGCGCATCTCTTGGGCTCTTTTTAGTCCAAGTAAAACCATATGGAAATCATACCGAAAACTTGTGGTGGTCCTACGGACCTGATAACGACGCTTGGCACAACGAGGCGATTGCTCTAGATGTAAAATACAG GTACCACTTGCAATTCGAAGCGTCCAGAGGGTATTCCTCGAAAGGTGATATAGCGGTTGATGATATTTCCCTGAGTCCAGAATGTTTCGGCATTG GGGTTCCACGGGAAATTGTAGGCGATTTTGATTATTACCGACCCGTTATTGAATCCGAGAAGGTGCCAATGCAGCATCCGGATTTTGTAAACGAGACAG TCATCCGAATTACCACTTGCGGAGCTACCGGCAGGAATGGTCCTACCTAcgagaaatgtaataatacaGATGTAGAGTTCTTGTCGCCGTCACAAAATGAAGAGGATAAAATGCCCTTTCCTTTAATTCCTTTAAATGGAATCCAACGGTGGACCGCACCACGCGGTGAATATTACAC TTTAATCGCCGTCGGAGCACGAGGCGGACAGGGTTCAAGTAACATCGGCATCACCCTGGGTGCATTTGTTCGCGGTGTCATAGAGCTCCAGAAAGGCGACCAACTATATTTCATGATGGGTCAAGAGGGAACGAACGCCTGTGCTAAA AATCTCGGCTTAAAGACAACCACCTGTCAGTCGTCGGATCAAATCGACTTATCGCCGCAGCAGACATCATCAAAAGTGCGAGAAGTGAAGAAAATCGAGTTTAAGAATCctggtggcggtggcggtggtgcGACTGCCATCTTTacg TTCAAAGCGAACGGCGAACTGGAACCTATCTTAATCGCGGGTGGTGGCGGTGGTTTGGGGTTGAATCCCTCTATGGACGATGGATTACAGCATGGGCGCGGTTCCTTTCCCGCGGGTAGACTTTCATCTTCTCCGTCCAATGTTTCAGAACGCATGG GTGGACCCGGTGCCAATTGGAACGGTACGAAGCCTAATTTTCAACAAAAGACCTGGGGATCGCCATTAATTTATGGAGGTATAGGAGGACTCGGTTGCGAGTCAGGAAATGAAGGCCACGGTAACGGAGGCTTCGGTGGAGGTGGAGGCGGTTGCCAGTCAGGGGGTGGTGGCGGTGGTTACGTCg GTGGTAATGCCGGACACAACAACGGAAACGGTGAGGGTGGTTACTCATACGCCAGTCAGAAGCTCACCGACGTTTATTTCAAATCTGGAGTCCATTCCGGCCCGGGCGAGGTCTTCATCATACCTGCGATCAGCGGTTGCGGTTGTGATTATCGCTGCGTCGCGCTCGATCGGTACTTGAGCGAGACCAAGTGTCTCTGTCCTCAGGGTTGGCTGCTCAGCAACGACTCCAAATCCTGCATCA TGACTGACGATTCCAAAGGTGGACATCAAACGCACTTAATTCAGCTTCTAGGTGTAGTCATTGGCCTCTTCACTATTATTGGAATTTGCCTAGTATCCT ATAAACGATACCAAAAACAGAAAGCGCTTTCGCATCGCCGTCAAGTGATGTTCGGCAACGGCACCGAATTAGCTGCATTGCGTCCAGGAAACGTGTCGGACACGATGATGACCGAATTCAACCCCAACTACGAGTTTGCCGGCAATCTCTACAGCTTCAAAGACTTGCCGCAAATACCTCGCGACTGTATTACTTTAGTAAA ACCTCTCGGCCAAGGCGCCTTCGGCGAAGTTTTCCAGGGCGTGTACAAATACAGACGCGGCGAGGAACATCCCGTCGCCGTCAAGACGCTACCGTCTTTATCCACGACGCAGGCAGAAGCGGATTTCATGATGGAGGCACTGATAATGAGCAAATTCAATCATCCTAATATAGTACACTTTATCGGTGTCTCCTTCGACAAACATCCGAGGTACATCGTTCTCGAATTATTAGCCGGAGGTGACCTCAAGAATTTTCTGCGCGAAGAACGGCCTCGATCA GACCGACCTACATCGTTAACGATGCTAGACCTTATTGTGTGCGGCTACGACGTCGCGAACGGCTGTAAATACATGGAGGAAGCGCGTTTTATACACCGAGATATTGCCGCTAGGAATTGCTTGTTGACTACCAAAGCACCGGGCCGTACCGTCAAGATCGCGGATTTCGGTATGGCCAGGGATATTTATCGAAGCGATTATTATAGGAAAGGTGGTAAGGCGATGCTGCCCATAAAGTGGATGCCACCCGAGAGCTTCTTGGACGGCATATTTACTACGAAGACCGACGTCTG GGCCTTCGGCGTGCTTCTATGGGAGATTATGTCATTCGGATATATGCCTTACACCGGATGTGCAAATCGCGAAGTCATGTCGATGGTAACGTCCGGCGGCCGTCTCGAGAAACCCGCGGGATGCCCAGATCCTATATATGGAATCATGACGCGGTGCTGGCATCCACGCCCTGATGACAGACCAAGTTTCGCAACCATTGCCGAAAGGATTGGGTATTGTTTACAG gaTCCTGATGTGATAAATCAACCAACGCCTAATTTCGATATATTGCCAATCTGCGATCGTGAAATAACAATCATGAGACCGGACCCGGAAGCGGAATGCATCAACGTGCAGTCTGAT TTGGATGGCTACATGCAACCGAGAATCGTCGATCCACGGTCCGTTGCACGTCGTGTGGATCAAGCTATGGGTGGCACCGTCTATGATCcggaaaatgaaaaatcaatCGAAGACTGCAAGTTGTACGGAGGAAATTACGCGAAATCAACGGGATGCCGGaaaggaaaatttaattgcaatacgTACGACTCTGGCACGGATGCTTTAGAGCAAACGTACAGCGACAACGATCACGATGAAGATCGTGACGACGAG GACAAACGTAGGATCGACCGATCGGATCGACAAGACAGCAGGGCAATACATCGAACCAACAACATCGAAGACTGCGATAACGTAGACAACGGCAACAACCGTCCAGAGGATGAATGTCATATGACTGCCAACATCGATAACGCGATAACGGATCGCAAAAATGGCAATGAGAGCACAACGACTACCGACACCAACTCCGACTCTCTGATAGCACAATCCTCGGACACCCCGCCCGACACCACGACGAACTCGTCGCCCAATACGCGCACTTGTTCGCCAAGTCGTACCATCGGCCTCAACGCCAATGTCAGTAATGTGAACGGCATGGTGAAGAAGAATACTCTGAAGGCGACCCTGAGTCTGGACCCGAGCGCGCTCTGCAGAGGCACCATCCCCTACGAGAAGATCACAACGCAAACGCAACGCTCGAGCACGCCGGGCAATTTGGAGTTAAGGAAG GACTCTCTGGGTCACGAGCTGCCGAGGGAGGAGGAGTGCTCCTGCTGA